The window AATTGATAATTAAAAATTGGCTTCATGCTACCGCATGGCTCATGTCGCCAACGAGTCCTCCGGTCTCTGTTGCTCAAAATAGTTGCAAATTTGATTTTTAATCAATGTTATCCTCAGTTTGAAAAACTTATAATTTTTTCATATATAAAATAAATTTATTTTTTACATTCCTTCTTTAAATTACACTTCTTACAAGCCCCGCTGCACTTAAAAAAATCAACCAAGCTAGCATTACATCTTGGGCACTTTAGATCTTTATTATCCTTTATAGTATACCCACAAGTTGGACATTTAATCTCCATAATAACCCCACCCTTCATTATATACAAAAATTCTTGAGTTGTTATGCTCAAGAATTTTTTGTCTATACTTATTATTATATTATAAACTGCGCCAATATTCCTCCAACTAAGAAAGATATAACAAAACTTCCTATCCATATAGCTGCAGATTCTTGCCAGCTTCTTTCTTTAAATATAACCATAATAGCCGCTATACAAGGAACAAATAAAGTTATAACTACTAAAGACACTAAAAGCTGAGGTGCATTTAAAACACCTTGAGATGCTAAATCTGTAAGTCCAGCAGCTCCAAAATCTCTTCTTATAATCCCCATTATAAAAGTTTGAGTAACTCTTGGATCAAGCTTTAAAAATCCTTGTGTTATAGGAGCACATAAATTTATTGTAGCATCTAGTGCACCTGTATCTTGAAGAACAGTTATTATAACAGCACCTAATACAAATAAAGGTCCCGCCTCTATTATAAACATTTTAGATTTTAAATATGTCTTCTTCATAATGTTTGACATTTTTGGCATTCTAAGAGGTGGTAAATCTATCAATAAGTCAGTAGATTCACCCTTCATAAATTTGTTTAATAAAACTCCTACAATACCAAATACAAGTACTATTGTAATTATATAAATAAACGTATATTTAGCTCCTAACGACGCAATAAGACCAGCTATAACCCCTAATTGTGCTGAACATGGTATTGCAAGACCTAAAAGCATAGTAGCAATGAATCTTTCTCTTTTTGATCCTAATATTCTAGTAGTTACAGTTGCCATTGTTACACAACCAAATCCTAGTATTATAGGTATTATAGCTCTACCATTAAGTCCTATAAAATTTAACATTCTATCAACTAATGTTGCTATTCTTGGAAGGTATCCTGTATCTTCTAATAAAGATAAGAAGAAGTAAAAACCCACAACAAGTGGTAATAATAAACCAAACAAGTATATAGGAGCCATAGTTAAAACTCCAAACTCTCCTATTAATAAGTGCCCTATGAATGAAGTATCAGATACAAATTTTCCAACAGTATTCATTATTATATTATAATAATATTGTCCCATTATAACTTCTTCAGTTACTCCAACAACAGTTTGTGCAACGAATACACCAACAGCTTGATATATTATGTATAGTGTTAAAAGTAATATAGGTATTCCTGTTAAAGGCTCAACCATCCATCTACCTAGTTTAGTTCTAAACGATGCACCTTCATTAGTTTCTTTTATTATGCTATTAATAATATAATCTATTCTAGTTCTTCTTTGCTTATATATTTCTTCTCTCAATTTAGGAGAATTACTTACATCGTGTCTTTTTAATAAATTCTCATCTTCTTCAAGTATTAATAGTCTTTCTGAATCAAAATCTGCAATTTCTTGTATTTCAATAGTTTTATCTTTTACTATATCTATTCTATTACCTACTCTTGCTTCATTTAAGCTATTTTTAACATCTTCAAGACCTTGTCCCTTTATAGCACTAGTAGGTATTACTTTTACACCTAATTCTTTTGACAACTTATCTATATCTATTTCTATTCCGTTTCTCTTTATATCATCCATCATATTAAGAGCTACAATTACAGGTTTTCCTGTATCTATTAATTGTTGTGTTAAAAACAAGTCTCTTTCTAAGTGAAGAGCATCTACAACATTTAATATTATATCTGCATAAAGAATTACATCTCTTGCTACTCTTTCTTCATCATTAAAAGAAGATATTCCGTAAACTCCTGGAGTATCCATTACAACATAATTTTCAAATCTTCCAGAGCTTATATCTACCGTAGTACCTGGGAAATTCGATACATCAACATAAATACCTGTTAAATAATTGAAAAACACAGATTTACCTACATTTGGATTTCCTGCTAAGACTAATTTTATATCGCCATCTTTCGTAGTTACGCTTGGATTATAAGTGTGACATGTAGACATTTTACTTCCCCCTATACTGCTTTTACTTTTATTGTTTGAGCTAATTTTCTCCCTATAGCTATTTCTTGAAATCTATTTTGTAGTACTATAGGACCTGCAAATACTTTCTGAGAGCACACTAAATTAGCACCTTCATAAAGACCTAGTCTTATAGCTTGTACTCTGATCTTTTCATTTGGTATTTCCATTATTTCTATT is drawn from Tepidibacter hydrothermalis and contains these coding sequences:
- a CDS encoding FeoA family protein — its product is MTLDKINRGQKIEIMEIPNEKIRVQAIRLGLYEGANLVCSQKVFAGPIVLQNRFQEIAIGRKLAQTIKVKAV
- the feoB gene encoding ferrous iron transport protein B, encoding MSTCHTYNPSVTTKDGDIKLVLAGNPNVGKSVFFNYLTGIYVDVSNFPGTTVDISSGRFENYVVMDTPGVYGISSFNDEERVARDVILYADIILNVVDALHLERDLFLTQQLIDTGKPVIVALNMMDDIKRNGIEIDIDKLSKELGVKVIPTSAIKGQGLEDVKNSLNEARVGNRIDIVKDKTIEIQEIADFDSERLLILEEDENLLKRHDVSNSPKLREEIYKQRRTRIDYIINSIIKETNEGASFRTKLGRWMVEPLTGIPILLLTLYIIYQAVGVFVAQTVVGVTEEVIMGQYYYNIIMNTVGKFVSDTSFIGHLLIGEFGVLTMAPIYLFGLLLPLVVGFYFFLSLLEDTGYLPRIATLVDRMLNFIGLNGRAIIPIILGFGCVTMATVTTRILGSKRERFIATMLLGLAIPCSAQLGVIAGLIASLGAKYTFIYIITIVLVFGIVGVLLNKFMKGESTDLLIDLPPLRMPKMSNIMKKTYLKSKMFIIEAGPLFVLGAVIITVLQDTGALDATINLCAPITQGFLKLDPRVTQTFIMGIIRRDFGAAGLTDLASQGVLNAPQLLVSLVVITLFVPCIAAIMVIFKERSWQESAAIWIGSFVISFLVGGILAQFII